From the genome of Streptomyces spinoverrucosus:
GGCGCCCAGTTCCATACCGCCGGTGGCGATGCACACCAGATGCGACGACAGCCGGTTCAGCTCCATGAGGAGCACCCGGATGATCGTGGCGCGGTCGGGGATCTCGTCCTCGATGCCGAGGAGTTTTTCGACGGCGAGGCAGTAGCCGGTCTCGTTGAAGAAGGACGTCAGGTAATCCATGCGCGTGACGAAGGTGGTGCCCTGCGTCCACGTGCGGAATTCCAGGTTCTTCTCGATGCCGGTGTGCAGATAGCCGATGCCGCACCGGGCCTCGGTGACCGTCTCGCCCTCGATCTCCAGGATCAGCCGGAGCACTCCGTGGGTGGAGGGGTGCTGGGGACCCATGTTGACGACGATGCGCTCGTCGTCGGCGCGGGCCGCGGACTGGACGACCTCGTCCCAGTCGCCACCGGTGACCGTGTAGACGGTGCCTTCGGTGGTCTCGCGCGGAGTTGCGTGCTGCGTGCTCATGAGTACGACCTCCGCTGGTCCGGAGCCGGGATCTGGGCGCCCTTGTACTCGACGGGGATGCCGCCGAGGGGGTAGTCCTTGCGCTGCGGGTGGCCCTGCCAGTCGTCCGGCATCATGATCCGCGTCAGGGCCGGGTGACCGTCGAAGACGATGCCGAAGAAGTCGTAGGTCTCGCGCTCGTGCCAGTCGTTGGTCGGATAGACGGCGACCAGCGACGGGATGTGCGGGTCGCTGTCGGGGGCGCTGACTTCGAGGCGGATCAGCCGGTTGTGGGTGATCGAGCGCAGGTGGTAGACGGCGTGCAGCTCGCGACCCTTGTCGCTGGGGTAGTGGACGGCACTGACGCCGGTGCACAGCTCGAAGCGCAGGGCCGGGTCGTCGCGCAGGGTGCGGGCG
Proteins encoded in this window:
- a CDS encoding NADH-quinone oxidoreductase subunit C, with translation MSDANGTGGASNGVNPEKDLSAENLPGQRGQGGEEIRVQRGMFGANNGGDTSGYGGLVRSVRLPGPATRPYGGWFDEVADELEGALEEQGLLPDNAIDRTVVDRGELTFHIEREHLVRVARTLRDDPALRFELCTGVSAVHYPSDKGRELHAVYHLRSITHNRLIRLEVSAPDSDPHIPSLVAVYPTNDWHERETYDFFGIVFDGHPALTRIMMPDDWQGHPQRKDYPLGGIPVEYKGAQIPAPDQRRSYS